GTCGCCGAATCGGGAATCACATTGTAGCCCTCCCCGGCCTGCACGGAACCCACGCTGACGACGGCCGGCTCGAGGGGCGAGACGTTGCGGCTGACCACCGTCTGCAGGTTTTGGATGACGGCGGCGGCCACGACGACGGGATCGACCGTCTCGTGCGGCATCGAGCCGTGGCCCCCCTTTCCCTGGATGCGCACCGTAAACTTGTCGGCGGCGGCCATCAGCGGGCCGGCCTTTACCCCTACGGTGCCCTTCGCCTGGGGTTGCCACAAGTGCAGCCCGAAAATGGCGTCCACGTCGTCCAAGACGCCTTGCTCCACCAAAAACCGAGCCCCGCCGGGCACCGTCTCCTCGGCGTGCTGAAAGATGACTTTCACCGTCCCGGCGAGCTCCGCCCGCCGCTCGGCCAGGATGCGCGCTGCGGTCAGCAGGATGGCCGTGTGGCCGTCGTGGCCGCACGCGTGCATGACGCCCGGCCGGGTGGAAGCAAAGGGGAGGCCCGTCTCCTCCTGCACGGGCAAGGCATCGAGATCGGCGCGCAGGGCAACGGTCCGACCCGGCCGCGCGCCGCGCACATACCCGATGACATGGTTGTTCCCGTAGGCGGTCGTTTCGACGCCCCACGATTCCAATTGTTCGCGCACGAAGCGCGCCGTTTCCACTTCCTCATGGGACAGCTCGGGATGGGCATGGAGGTGGCGGCGCACCGCCACCGTCCACTCCTGTAAGCGCGGATCGCCCCACAACCACTTGCTCGTCATGCGCGACTCCCCTTCCCCGTTTCACCGTTTGGCCGCCCCTCGGCCAAAGGGGCGGCGCCTCCCTTCGGCCTCGCGCAAGACCGCCTGCGCGAGCGCTTCGGCATGGGCAAAATCAAGGGAGCGAAACGCCTCTTCCGCTTCCTTGAGCGCCTGTTCCCAACGCGGGTGGGCGCCGCGGTACCGATTGGCGCGGCAAATGGCCTCCTCCGCCCGGCGGTAGCCCGCCAGCAGCGCCTCCACCGCCTGTTCCCACGCGCGCACCTCCTTCATCAGGGCGTCGGCTTGGTGCCGCACGCTGTCCACGTCGAGGGGGACGCTGCGCAACTGGGCCTGCAACTGGCGGATGGCCGCGCGCGCCTCGCGCAGGCTGGCTTCCATCCCTTTGGGGAGAGGCAAGAACGCCCGCTCTAGGTCCTGCACCCGGCGATGCAGGATGCGCTCCATCTCGACGACAGCCTGCCGAACCGCACGCTCGTCCTTGCGCATGGCCTCGAGCCGTTTGAGCAGGTCTTCCCCTTCCCGCAACAAGGCGTCGACGGCTTGCTCGGCATCGGCCAGGAGCGCGTGCGCGGCGCGGAACCGCTGGGTTTCCGGCGCAACCAACCGGGCGGCGCTGGCCAGCTTGTCCGCAATGACTCCCGCCTCCTCCCGCAACCGCGCATGGGCTTCAAACACGTCCCCCTCCGACAAGCAGTAAATGTGCCGCAGGGCGTCCAGCTCCTCCTCGACGGCGGCAAGCTGTTCCTCCGCGCGACGCAAACGCGCCTCCACTGCCGGCATCTGCTCGCCGACGGCATTGCGCACCGCCTGCTCCTCTTCCAGTTGGGCGGACAGCCGCTCCACCGCCTCGCGCAGTGCGGGGAGGAGGGCGGTCACCCGCTCCGCGTCCCCCGCTTCCCACGCCTCAGCCAATTCCGTTCTCTCTTCATGGATCCCGGCAAGGGTCGCTTCCGGCGACCATTCGGCAAAGCGGTACCCAGACTCTTGCAGCAAGCGGTAGGTGGCCTCTGCGCTGCGCAGCGCGTTCTCCAGCTCGTCCATCGCGGTGCGGCTAAGGCGCAGCGCGTCGCTGTCCGTCACCACGCGCCGAAACGCGTTTCGCGCCTCGGACAGCGCCGCCTCGGCGGCCAGGCTGTCCCCCGCGGCGGCGTCGCGCTCGGCTTCGTCCAGCCGTCGGCGCCCCTCTTCCCAAAGCCGGACCAGGGCGGCAAAGGAGGAGCCGGTCTCCTGCCGCGCCGCCTCGAGCGCTTCGCCGGCGACGCGGGCCTCCTCCGCCGCATGCGGCAATGCGACCTTCACCCGTTCGGCCGCCTCGCGCAGCCGCGCGGACGCCTCGCGCAGCCGGCGGGCCTCCTCTTCAAGCGCAAGCACCTCTTGTGCCGTCGCCCGCACGCCGCGCAGGGCCCGAACCAATCGAAAGCGCTCGCCGGCGTCCTCGATGTCGTCCAGCGTCCCTTCCAGCGCCGTGGTCCGCTCCGTCCACGCAACTTGCGACCGGCACCACTCCGCCCAGGCCGACGCCGTCTGGCCGGCCAAGGAAGCCGGGTACGCGCGGGCGGCGGCGTCGAGCTCCCCGCGCAGCGCGGCGAGCCGGGCGCGCTGTCGGGCGACAGCACGCCGCACCCCCTGGCGCACCGCCAACACCGTCCCGCTTGATGCGGCCCCCACCGCCGACGCGACAAGCAGCACAACGCTCCAGCTCAACCGGTCGGAGGGGTCCGAAGCCGCGGGCGTCGCGGCGCGCGGCAGATTCGCCGCAGCGGCCATCTGCGCCGTGTCGTCCAGCACGGCTTGCAGAAACGCGGCCACGCCGGTGGCGATTTCGTTCTGCTTTTCATAAGGCTCGAAAAAGATGCGCCGCTTTTCGGCCAGCCACTCTGCCGACAGGCCCGCTTTCGCCAGCGCCGCACCCGCGTAAACGCCCAAGGCGCCGCGCTGGGCGTCGACCACCAGCAGAAGGTGACGCGGATCGAGGCCGTAGGCGGCAAACGCTTCGCGGGCTACATCGTCGGGCGCACGGCCGTTCATCGTCGGCACGACCACCACGGTGACCGGATAGGGAAAGGCGCGAATCAGCTCTTCCATTTGCTGCCTTTCCGGGGCGGAAAACAGCCGGGCCTCATCCAGGACGGGCCGGTCCTGCCACGGCGGCAGCGCTTGCGCCGAGGCGCGGAGACAGAAGAATGCGACAACCATCGCCAACGCGAGAAGGACCGCTCGTCGCTTCACGGCCATCTCTCCTGTTCCTGTCCCGTCTCCCGTTACCCGACTCCCCGGTTTGGGGGAAAGAAGAAAAAGACCGCGCGATTGGCGGTCTCCTTCTCTCAGCTCAACTTGGCCATCAGCTCGAGAATGCCGAAGCCCAATCCGGTGATGGCCCCGAGAATCGACATCACCACGCCCAGCACGTTCTTCTCCCGCGCCTGGCGAAAGATCGACCATACGCAGACCGCACCGATGAGCAGAAACAGGATTTCCAGCACCGGCATGGGTTTCGCCTCCTCCGCAACTCCTTGCCCGTTCTCCACCACAAGGCATACGCACGTGTCTATTTTACGATGGATCGCCGCGCCCGCGCAACGGGCAAGGCCAGCGCTATCGTGACAAAGGCTTGACGGGAAGGTCGCGTGGGCGATCGATCGCCTCTCCGAAATCCTTGACGAACACGTTCAGCGTGGTCGACTCGCGCACCGTCTGCCCTTCTTCGCGGTAATGCGCCTGGATGCGCCCTTCGATCTTCGTCGGCAGCCGCCGGTGCACATCGACAAACAAGGTAAACGCCCCGGAAGCCTCCAGTGTGGCCAACCGGTCGGCCATCGCCTGGCGGTTGCGCTCTTTCTCCTTCCGCGACACCGCCTCCTCGCGCATCAGCAGCTCGGCGCCGGAGAAAACGAGGGCATCCGCACGCCGTCCTTCCGCCGCCAGATCGCGCATGCGCTCGGCCAACCAGCTCTTCAATTCGTCCTGGTTGACCGCCACGGCGAGGGCCCGCACGTCGGGCGTCGAACGCCGCGGGTCCACGTCCACGCGCAGCTTCATCGCGTCGATGGCGCGCACGAGCTCGGCGGGATTCCAATAGGCCAATTCGTTGCGGATGAGGCGATCCTTTTCCGGCGCGG
This Calditerricola satsumensis DNA region includes the following protein-coding sequences:
- a CDS encoding M20 metallopeptidase family protein: MTSKWLWGDPRLQEWTVAVRRHLHAHPELSHEEVETARFVREQLESWGVETTAYGNNHVIGYVRGARPGRTVALRADLDALPVQEETGLPFASTRPGVMHACGHDGHTAILLTAARILAERRAELAGTVKVIFQHAEETVPGGARFLVEQGVLDDVDAIFGLHLWQPQAKGTVGVKAGPLMAAADKFTVRIQGKGGHGSMPHETVDPVVVAAAVIQNLQTVVSRNVSPLEPAVVSVGSVQAGEGYNVIPDSATLAGTVRTFREPVRRLIAERLRRVVDGVCAAYGATAEVAYTFGDPAVVNDPVMADLVRRVAEQVVGPDRVVEAEPSMGGEDFAYYLQQKPGCFFFIGMKGDVARYPHHHPRFTLDEDVLPIGVQMMVGVALAYLAARPG
- a CDS encoding septation ring formation regulator EzrA: MKRRAVLLALAMVVAFFCLRASAQALPPWQDRPVLDEARLFSAPERQQMEELIRAFPYPVTVVVVPTMNGRAPDDVAREAFAAYGLDPRHLLLVVDAQRGALGVYAGAALAKAGLSAEWLAEKRRIFFEPYEKQNEIATGVAAFLQAVLDDTAQMAAAANLPRAATPAASDPSDRLSWSVVLLVASAVGAASSGTVLAVRQGVRRAVARQRARLAALRGELDAAARAYPASLAGQTASAWAEWCRSQVAWTERTTALEGTLDDIEDAGERFRLVRALRGVRATAQEVLALEEEARRLREASARLREAAERVKVALPHAAEEARVAGEALEAARQETGSSFAALVRLWEEGRRRLDEAERDAAAGDSLAAEAALSEARNAFRRVVTDSDALRLSRTAMDELENALRSAEATYRLLQESGYRFAEWSPEATLAGIHEERTELAEAWEAGDAERVTALLPALREAVERLSAQLEEEQAVRNAVGEQMPAVEARLRRAEEQLAAVEEELDALRHIYCLSEGDVFEAHARLREEAGVIADKLASAARLVAPETQRFRAAHALLADAEQAVDALLREGEDLLKRLEAMRKDERAVRQAVVEMERILHRRVQDLERAFLPLPKGMEASLREARAAIRQLQAQLRSVPLDVDSVRHQADALMKEVRAWEQAVEALLAGYRRAEEAICRANRYRGAHPRWEQALKEAEEAFRSLDFAHAEALAQAVLREAEGRRRPFGRGAAKR
- a CDS encoding DUF2759 family protein, with translation MPVLEILFLLIGAVCVWSIFRQAREKNVLGVVMSILGAITGLGFGILELMAKLS